A segment of the Candidatus Hinthialibacter antarcticus genome:
CCGTCGGCTGACATGCAGGCAAGGCGGTGTTCGCCGTCGGTCAATGAAAGTAACATCGGGCGCTGCGGCGCCGAGCGCCCAAGATAGCGGTCGTTGAGATACCAATCCAAATTGGTTTGCGCGTCTACTGAGGTTCGCAAGCGAATACGGTCGCCATTGTCTTCGCCGGTGAATACATATTCCGCGCCAGCCGCAGGCTCCAAAATACGCAGGTCTTCCCGGCGGTCGCTTCGAGTCGCCGCAAGTTCAGGAACCACAGGCGAACTGATTGACGCCAAGTCCCAGCCATGCGGCGATCCAGGCCAATGTTCGACGATTTGGCCCGGCTCTCCTGGATAGTGCATGTCGCACAAGCGGTTCAAATACTGTTCTCGCGGGAAGGTTTCGCTGCGCGTGTGCGGACACCAGCGCGTCATCGGCAACCCACTTAAGGCGCAGACTTCCACCGTACGCACATCGCCCGCCGCATCCGGCCAGGCGGGTTTTGATTGAATCGGCAATGAGCGAAACAATTGCGCCGCCAACGGCAAAGCGCTTTCGGCGCCCACCAGTTTTTTTGAAGGACGCGAATCGTTATTGCCCATCCATACGCCAACCAAATATTGCTGATTGAAAACAAAACACCAGGCGTCGCGGCGTCCGGGCGAGGTGCCCGTCTTGAAACACACTCGCGGCGCCGCATGGACGGTTTTCGCCATCAGACCGAACAACTCGCGGGGCAAGGGCTGCTCGAGCATTTCATATAATTTTACGCACACGCCGCGCGGCAGTAGGCGCTGCGCAGGCTCCGTCGGGCTGTCAACCCGCACCTTCAACGGGCGCGACGCGCCCAGCGACGCCAACATACAATACGCAGACGCCAGTTCATCCAGCCGCGCTTCACAGCCGCCCAACACCAAACTTAAACCATAATGCTCTGGCGACCGCGTAAACGTGGTCACTCCAGCGGTGCGCATAAACTCATACGCAGGCGCAACGCCGATGCGCTGCAACAGCGTAACTGCGGGGATGTTGAGTGAATCCCTCAAGGCGTCGCTGGCGGAAATTAATCCCCGGTGTTCGAAATCAAAATTCTCGGGATGATAGCGCCCTTGGTCCCAAACGCCGTCGAACAAGGTTTCATTGGGATAGAGCAGATGTTCGCGCATGGCTAGCGCATACACGAACGGCTTCAAGGTCGAGCCGGGCGAACGCGCTGCGCGGGCGGCGTCGTACTGACCGTCGTAGCGCTTGTCCCAAAAATCGGCGGACCCTGCGCGGGCGAGAATTTCAGCGCTGGATACATCAATCACAATCGCCGCCGCGTTGGTAATTTCTCCCTGCGTTGAACGCACCACGCTTTGTAATGTACGCTCGACCTCACGTTGAATGTCACCGTCAAGCGTCGTTTGAATTGTCTCGCCCTGCGACAACTCGTTCTCCATACGCATGGCAAGATGAGGCGCGCGTTTGGGGAACGAATGGTTGCGCGCACCCAACGGTTCCGCAGCGTACCATTGGTATTCCGCCTCGGACAGATAGCCTTCTT
Coding sequences within it:
- the pbpC gene encoding penicillin-binding protein 1C codes for the protein MARLGQEIARTFYRAAAFESRRRRAVQGLCLFAISCLMWVFLWPMNVERFIAGDASGEMLDRNGALLYAFLTPQDEWRIERSLDQISPYLAQATIAVEDQRFGYHPGVDPISVLRAAWQNMTQRRVVSGASTLAMQVVKLGNRRQGRPNGKISQALLALRLQAHSKRDDILAAYLNWAPYGGNLVGCEAASRRYFGKPALELTVSEAALLAAIPKSPAVYSPFGNVKKARQRRNFVLHRMKEEGYLSEAEYQWYAAEPLGARNHSFPKRAPHLAMRMENELSQGETIQTTLDGDIQREVERTLQSVVRSTQGEITNAAAIVIDVSSAEILARAGSADFWDKRYDGQYDAARAARSPGSTLKPFVYALAMREHLLYPNETLFDGVWDQGRYHPENFDFEHRGLISASDALRDSLNIPAVTLLQRIGVAPAYEFMRTAGVTTFTRSPEHYGLSLVLGGCEARLDELASAYCMLASLGASRPLKVRVDSPTEPAQRLLPRGVCVKLYEMLEQPLPRELFGLMAKTVHAAPRVCFKTGTSPGRRDAWCFVFNQQYLVGVWMGNNDSRPSKKLVGAESALPLAAQLFRSLPIQSKPAWPDAAGDVRTVEVCALSGLPMTRWCPHTRSETFPREQYLNRLCDMHYPGEPGQIVEHWPGSPHGWDLASISSPVVPELAATRSDRREDLRILEPAAGAEYVFTGEDNGDRIRLRTSVDAQTNLDWYLNDRYLGRSAPQRPMLLSLTDGEHRLACMSADGIVQSVIFTVSVPTPAPR